From the Eschrichtius robustus isolate mEscRob2 chromosome 19, mEscRob2.pri, whole genome shotgun sequence genome, the window TCTTCCATCCACGTTTCCGTAGTCAGAGTTTCATGTACTTTGCCCTGAATTCCACAGGGAGCCATCAGTGCCTAGACTCATCAAAGGACAGATTCTCAGGAAGCTTTGATCATCCTCAGTCGGATAtgcaggagaaaaaaatggaCGCAGTGGCTCCCCAGCAGAAACTTTAGTGAATGTAAAAATATGGGATCCATCACCAACGTGATAAAAGGAAACAATCCCAATATTCATATCCAGGAAAATCCCCACTCGATGTAACCTGGGGCTCACCTTGAGAACAGTGGAAGGCACAGTGTGGGCAGAGAAGGCATCTCCATTTCTCAAACACACAGTCCAGAAGCCAAGATCTGGAGCCAGTTGAGTCTTCCCTCGTCGACGCACAGATTCTTTGCAAACGCCCACATCCCATTCTTGGCTGGACCCCAAGTCCACCTCCCAGTAATGGCGGCCAGAGGTGAACAGAGGGAATCCCAGGACACAAGTTGTACGGCTGAATCTCTCAGGTCGGGACCTCTTCTTCTGCTTGAAAAACCCACAACGGACAGTTTTCAGGTCCTCAGAAATGATGAGGTACTTGTTGGCTGTGTCAACATCCAAGGTCACATCCactgtggaaagaaaaataagcaagtaCATACACTGGACACTACAATCCATGGTTTCTGAAAAGTCCCAAATGTCTCATTCACTTTCACTTCTTTAACTCTACACTTCTGCAGAAGGTTCCTGGGGAAGATTCCCTGACCTGGATTACATCCAATTCCATGTATAGAATGAATGATTAAAATGGAACTAGTCTTTCTGATTCATACTGGTGTTTTCTTTAcattaattggattatttgattaaaatattatttcttctcttcAGTACATGATATACATGAAAAAAAGAGTCCATGGGTATTGATTTTTCTCAAACATTTCCAGTTGACACAGACTCGGTCAAAATATAGACATCAAATGTACATTTGAATGATGGTGATTTTACATATTGCAGAATAATTTTGAAATAgtaaggtatttttttcttttttcttctttttgcatcTACTTTCTTTGTTTAGAGTTGTCGAATAGGCAATTGCATTCCAGTCCTTTTTCATTCTCTGGAgctatagaaaaatataaagaaaacatgctaGGGGTCTTTGGATGAGATGGGTTAACTCTGGAAGTCAAGATAGAGGAAGGGATTCCCATAGACATGGGTAAGGATGTACTGGGATCTTGTAGCAACTTAGACCCAGAACTGGATGCGGCAGTGCTCACGGGCCAGGTTAACTGGAGAAGTACTATGTGTTTTGGCAACATCTCCAACTAACCCTGTGATGAGGATGGGTGCATAGACCTGCCTGTCCTAATGTGACCATGTGCATAGAGCCACAGGAacctcagaaataaaccctctgGACCAAAGGCCAATGGCTTCACTTGGCTCCTTTATAACATGGTTCCTTGGGAGGTGCTCAGACTTCTTGACCATTGGAGAGGACTTGTGAAGGCTTGTCAAGTTTCTGTGACAGGTTTCACCATCATAAATACAGGTTTGCATGGAGCAAAACGGAAACTCACTCAAGAAGTAAAACAAGTGGTTACGTTCCCAATGACACTGCTGGCTGGAAGGTGTATCATCGCGCAATCATCACACCCCATTCACACCCAAGGACCCATCGTAGGAGGCAGGGAATGGGTGATAGAATGAGACTGTGGCACTCTCCAATGAGCCTGGGAGGTCTGTCCTAGCATTCCGAATTAGACACGCAGCTAAGCTGTGATAATTCCCCTTTGCTCAGAATTCTGAGCCTGAATCAGGCATCTTAGGTCCAGGTCAGGGATTGAAGTGCATGCTGCAGTGCTCAGGTCCAGACTCGGCAACAGGACTGAAACCTACAGTCACGACCACATGCACTTTTACCATCCTTTTCCCTGGGGGGCTTGTGCTCTAAGTATTCCTTGTCCACACTCACTGCGCATAGAATCACCTGGGGCTTTTAAACAGTGCATATCTCTGGGCCTCGCTGCCTGAAGGGTTCAGATTCACTAGATGCAGGGGCCTGTTACTCAAAGTGTGGGCCATGAACCTTCGCTACCAGCACCACCGGAGCTCAAGTCAGAAATCCAGATTCACAGGTCGGCCCAGAGCTCACGAAGAAGAACCTGCCTTTAAACTGGATGGTCAGGGAATTTATACATCCTCAAAGTTGAAAAACCAGATTGTGTCGCAGTGCCACCCAAAGAAACGCAACGAGAGCCCCGTgtggattttaaattttcttacgtgtttaaaaataacaatcaggtataattgattttaataatacattccATATCCTCCAATATATCCACATCTGATTTCTACTTGTGGCAATCGCCACATTTCAAGTGATCAGGAGCTGGCAGTGGCCATTGGAAATATTCCAATGTATCTAATATTGGATAGCACAGGACTAGGGCATGgcctaaatattattttttcttaaaaatctacAGATatggggaagcgggggagggataaattgggagattgggattgacacatacacactactatatataaaacagataactaataaggacctactgtatagcacagggaactctactcaatactctgtaatgacctatatgagaaaagaatctaaaaaagagtggatatatgtatatgtataactgattcactttgctgtacacctgaaactaacacaacattgtaaatcaactataccccaataaaatttttgaaaaagtcaACAGATAGTTCTTATCTATACTTACAGGTAAGAACAATGGTTTCTTGGAAAGAATAGAAATTTCAGGTGCCAGAATTCGGCTAGTGCCCTTAATTAGTGGAGAGCTTTTGAAAAGGTGCTTTTTCCAGGGCCCTTTATGGGTTGAGGGCAGTTTGTATAGATGTCTTACCTTGGAACTTCCGCATCCTTGGGTTCATCTGGAGAACAGCTCTCAGCTGGGGCTCTAACTCCTTAACCTTTGAAACCAGAGCTCCGAGCTTGAGAGCGCGCCTGAGGTCATTCTTCTGTGAGACCACAGAGCAGTTGGGGCACAATAAACCTTCCCCATCAGCCTCCTTCTGCAGTGAATCGAGGCACTGGAAGCAGCAGACATATCCACATTTCAGGTACATGGGGTTTTCAAGATAATTCAGGCAAACCGTACATTTACTTGCTTCCTTAAAGTGTTCAGCCATGGGTCCTCTATGGGAAAAATGCGCAAGAGATTGGAATTTCCATGAGTTGAATCGATACTATTCCCTGGGTCACTTTTATCTTTACATGCATAGCAATTTGAAATCATTATTACTACATAATGAAGACATAAGTACAAATATAAATGACTCATAGCCCCAGAGTTCTGATTTTTGAAATGCTGTTTGGAATGAAGGACATGATTCATCCTTGGGGTATAATTTAGGTGGTGAGAGGGTTTATACTACACCTGAGCTGTCAGATATGGTGTCCACCAGCCATGCACGGCTACAGAGCACCTGAGGTGGGGCTCATCCATATTGAAAGGTGTTGTAAGTGTCAGATGCACACTCAGTTTGGAAGACATGATTAGAAAAAGACAACATAAACGATCTCCTTGAGAACTTTCAAAAGTTGattataaggaagaaaaaaatcacatgatcatctcaatagatgcagaaaaagcatttcacaaaattcaacatccattcctgataaaaacCCTCATCAAGAggctatagagggaacatatctcacaTAATAAAGCTCATTTACAACCAATCTACACCCAACataatactcagtggtgaaaagctgaaagcctttcctctaaattcaggcACAAGACAAGGACGCCCGCTCTTACCACTCTATTTATCATAGTATTGGTAGTCCTAGCCATAGAAAttagacaggaaaaagaaataaaaggcatccaaattggcaGGAAAGTAGTTAAACTGTCAcgatttgcagatgacatgatactctgtaTAAAGAAACAAAGTCTCCACCTCGAAACTAatatgaattcagcaaggttgcaggatacaagattaatatacaggaatctgttgtgtgtttatatactaataatgaactatcaggaagaggaagtaaaaaaacaatcccatttaaaatccaTCAAAAAAAATACTTGGGGGAAAAATAGTATAAATGAActcatatacaaaatagaaatagacccacagacatagaaaacaaacttatggttttcaaaggggaaagggggggagggataaattaggaattttggattaacatatacacactactatatataaaatagatagccaacaaggacctactgcatagcacagggaactatactcaatattctgtaataacctataagggaaaagaatctgaaaaaaatagatatatatgtatgtataactgaatcactttgctgcacacctgaaactaacacaacattgtaaatcaactatacttcaattaaaaaaaaagaaagaaaaaaagagttattaacagcaaaacaaaacaaaatacctgggaataatcttaaccaaggaggtgacagacctataccctgaaaactataaaacactgatgaaggaaattgaaggtgATTCAAAGGAATGGCAAGATATCCAAAGCTCTTGGACtgcaagaattaatattattaaaatggccgTATTACTAAATgcaacctacagatttaatgaaaTCTTTATAAAATACCCTTgatacttttcacagaactagaacatataattctaaaattttatggaaccataaaagacctgaaattgcaaaagcaatcttgagaaaaaagataaagctggaggcataaccctcccagacttcagactatactacaaagctacagtaatcaaaacaccatggtaccggcacaaaatcagatacagagatcaatggagcaaaatagagagcccagaaaaagaCCTACACACCCCTGGCCAGTTAATCTACTACAAAGGAGGAaggaatatacaatagagaaaagacggtctcttcaacaagtggtgctgggaaaactagacagctgcatgtaaaacaatgagattagaacattccctcacaccatacacaaaaataaactcaaaacgctttaaagacttgaatataagacctgaaaccataaaactcctaaaattgaacataggcagaacattctttgacataaattgtagcaacatTTTCTTGGATCagtttcccaaggcaaaagaaataaaagcaaaaataaagaaatgggacctaattaaacttaaaagcttttgtacagcaa encodes:
- the RFPL4A gene encoding ret finger protein-like 4A, which encodes MAEHFKEASKCTVCLNYLENPMYLKCGYVCCFQCLDSLQKEADGEGLLCPNCSVVSQKNDLRRALKLGALVSKVKELEPQLRAVLQMNPRMRKFQVDVTLDVDTANKYLIISEDLKTVRCGFFKQKKRSRPERFSRTTCVLGFPLFTSGRHYWEVDLGSSQEWDVGVCKESVRRRGKTQLAPDLGFWTVCLRNGDAFSAHTVPSTVLKVSPRLHRVGIFLDMNIGIVSFYHVGDGSHIFTFTKVSAGEPLRPFFSPAYPTEDDQSFLRICPLMNPASRTAWPIKKKNK